GTGGTTGGTCACCGTCGAGAACCCGCTCCAAGCGGTGGGCAACTGCCTCGGCGGTCGGGGAGACGAGAAAGCCGCCGTCACCGACGACCTCACTGGCGGCTGAGTGTGGGTGATCGGCTGCAATGACGACACAACCGGCGGCCATCGCCTCAGCGACAGTGATACCGAACCCCTCCCGTGTCGAGGGAGAGACGAACACCCGTGCGGCGTTCATGTATCCGAGCATCTCTTCGCGCTCGAGAAAACCGAGAAAAGAGATCTGATCACGACACGAGAGATCATCGGCGTGACGTTCGAGTGCATCTCGACGGGGACCCTCACCGATAATCCCGAGTGAACAGTCGGGGGGTGCGATCGAATCGAAGGCCTTGATCAAGATTTCGACGTTTTTTTCGGCGATGAGTCGTCCCACGAACAGAACATCGAAGCCGTCCTCTGCTTCCTGTACCGATCGAATTCGATCGACATCGATCCCGTTCGGAACGATGTCGATACGATCTCGCACAGGACCGATAGCGGCTAACCGATCTGCGGTGACACCCGAAACGGCGATCGGGTGTTGGGGTGTCTTCGCCGTGAGT
The nucleotide sequence above comes from Halocatena marina. Encoded proteins:
- a CDS encoding glycosyltransferase family 4 protein, encoding MNVAFVSNVVYPFVTGGAEKRIYEISTRLAARGHEVTIYGRHFWDGPKNTVHEGVTLRAVSPARDLYVGDRRSITEAIEFSKDLLFVLHRALDDHDLVVASVFPYFPVLAAKASAIRTATPLITTWHEVWGSYWNEYLGLLGPCGRLIERLTAKTPQHPIAVSGVTADRLAAIGPVRDRIDIVPNGIDVDRIRSVQEAEDGFDVLFVGRLIAEKNVEILIKAFDSIAPPDCSLGIIGEGPRRDALERHADDLSCRDQISFLGFLEREEMLGYMNAARVFVSPSTREGFGITVAEAMAAGCVVIAADHPHSAASEVVGDGGFLVSPTAEAVAHRLERVLDGDQPPSDPTTLAERYDWNRITDRAEQIYQRVIDSSSHA